The Brassica oleracea var. oleracea cultivar TO1000 chromosome C6, BOL, whole genome shotgun sequence genomic interval GCGTAGGAAGAAGAGAAGACGACTATCCGACGCGGGTGCTGCGACGCGGGGTGTTCCCAGTTGTTTCTACCCGAGTCGCGTCTTTGCCTTGGTCGAATTTTAATATTTTTAAAGGGCTTTTTAGACTTTTTAATGGAAACCATTAGGTTTACCAATGACATATAAATACTCTTGTAATCCCAAAGTGGGGATCATCTTGTTCTCTATCTAATCAAAAGCCACTTTTGGAAAAATGATCTAATCTTGATCATAATTTCTTATCTTTACTTGATTATCTTACTCTCTAATCATGTTTAACCTTGAATCATCCATGGTTTTGGGGTTATTCATGTCTATTAGTGAGTAGACTAATTTTGGATTCATGAGCTAGGGTGATTAAGGGTGATTAGAGAAGATCTAGAGTGTTTGGTGTTAGATTTACTTATTTCATTGTTTGTTGAGGGTTCTCAATGCTATTTTAGTCTTGATCATACTAAAATAGATCTCTAGACATTTCCTGCCCACAAGGTGTATGATGAAATGTTTGAACCAACTATTCAATGCTTTTTGCTTGTTTTACCTAAGAGATTAGTTGCTAAAGGAGTTAAGATTGCTATTGGACTTGTTCTCCATGTTTGCTTTAGTAACATTCAACCTAAGAGATTAGATGCTTGAGTTGCTTTACCAAAAGAACATTAATCTAGAGATAGAGCTTGTTTAGCTTAGTGTCTATGCATAAGGAAAATGTTTGATTGATACCTTGCCACCCTTAGATTGGATCTACATCACCCGAGATCAAATGCCTAGCCCCATGAGTCATCTTGCTTCATATTGAGAAAGAAAGATCATTACTTTATTGCATTAGCTTATTAGTTCTTAGTTCATACCATCTTTAAAACTGGATTGCATTTAGCTTAAGCATGAACTTGCATTCCCTTTGCTTTAGAATCACCTAGGATTGGTTCAACAATTTTTTATACTACATTGATTTGATCTTGGACCCTTGAAAAGTCTTGCATCAGTAACGGGTCAAGTAATAAAAATAATAATGATACTTGATACTTGATTTGGTTTTGTAAGTAATGAATATTGTCGACTTGTTACTTGCCTTTACAACAACGAATACTTGAATTTTCGAGGCGGATACGAGTCAAGTAGCGAGTTTAAGGCGAGTAACTAGTAATGATGCTCAGCCCTAAAAATAGCCCCCCATAAAAACTGAAAAGAACAACGTAGCATTGAAACCAGCCATTGTCAGCACACTGTTTATGAATTTGTCAAGATTTAAATTTATCTACGATTAAAACGTATTTTGCGTGTTAATGTTTCCTACTAGAATACGGTCGCATGTGTTTAATTTGTGGGGTTGCCATGTTATTGAATGATTGCACAAGTAAATGACCAACTCGCCATCATTTCCCGGAGTGTTAGTCTCTTGGTTACTTCCCATGTTAATCTATACCTCGAAACTCTATGGTTCTTAAGAATGCGTGTATTTTTATAAAATAAGTCTGTGTCACTCCATTAGTAGCCTTATGACATGTAAACCGATGTTTACGTTGGATTGCTTATAATATAAACTTTTATGCTCGACGTATCTTCGTGTTCATAAAAAATAGATAGGCATATAGTATGGAGTTGTCAACGACATACACACACACTGCACATATATGTCGTTTACAATTCAATGCAACAACGTATAACATTATTTTATTGAATAAGGTTTATCAAAGAAGATTATCAAATTAAAAAAAAAAACTGATGACAAAATCATTATAGCATGAATTTCTTTTTTTCTTTCGATTCAAGCAAATGCAACAATAGTTTCTTTGGATCCTCTTTGGATCCTCTTCACATCTACGCTAATGCAGCAAACGTCAAAAATCAGAACACTACAAATTGTGTAACTTTAACTTGGTCATGATCTCAGAACACCTCTATTGAAAAAAAATATCATCGAGCATTCTTTTTTACTGATAAAAAGGGTATTTTTTCAATATAAAAAGGAGAATGAAACAGAGTTCTCAGGTAAAATTTATGAAAACCACATAAAAATCACTTAAAACATTTGATTTGTTTTAAGTGGTTCATTTTACAAAAAATATATATTAAAATTTAACAACATACAATTACTTTTTTTTAACACATCAATATACAATCACATTATATCAAAATTGTATGTCATTAGAATTCTATTTTGAGAATTTCTGTGAGGTGCTCCTATCTTCTTGAATCTTGACCGACACAAATTAAACACCGGCACATGTGAAAAATAAATGTAGCATTGGCCCAATGGCATATCACTCGCTTGGCTTGCATTAGATAGATCATGCATCACATGTAAGTAAATATATGTGGTGGAGAAAATTGCCATCAACTATTGATTAGTCAAATATCTTATCGTCTATTTAGTAAATGTTTCCAATGACCTAGACGCCAGTATGTGTTTCAGTTGCGGGGTTAAACTTTAATTGCAGGATAAAAAGTAAAAGACTAAGCTAACCATCATATCACTATAAATAGGGGCTCATATTACGCTTAATTCCTCACACACTACACAGACATACATCAAAATTAACAGTAAAAGATATCATGGCTAAGTTTGCTTCCATCATCACCCTTCTCTTCGCTGCTCTTGTTGTCTTTGCTGCTTTTGGTGAGTAACGATTTTCTCTTATGCACGAAATAATGAGTCTTAAATTTTCCATTTCAGATTATTTGATAATTTAATATGATATATATATGCAGAAGCACCAACAATGGTGGAAGCTAAGTTGTGCGAGAGGTCGTGGGACATGGTCAGGAGTCTGTGGAAACAATAACGCCTGCAAGAATCAGTGCATTCGACTTGAAGGAGCACAACATGGATCTTGCAACAATGTGTTCCCTGCTCACAAGTGTATCTGCTATTTCCCACGTTAATCTACCAAAATCCTGGGTGCTTGTATTATTTTTTTTTCCGTCTTAAAATTTTTTTTTTTGATCAAACGGGCCTAGCCCACGGCCGAAGACCGAGTACACCAAAATACAACCAAAAAAACCCACAGAACTAACGGGCAACTAAAAAACGGCTGAAGCCCAAATAATGAAAATGGCCCAAGGCCCAAACAGCTACGTCGGGCTTGACCTAGACGCGCGTCAAAGAGGAATGGGCTTTAACACGTGTAAGAATCTGGCTCATCAGCCCGCCACGCGTCGCCCGCCTCGACTTGAACGCCCCATCCTCGCACAGCCACCGACACTTACCACCGTCCCCACGTTTCGCCGGATATCCGAGACTACAGAGCCTCCGCGAGACCATCGCTCTTCTACGCTGTCTTGTCTTCCCGTCGGAGAGTTCAATCGTTTGAACGAGATCTCTTCCGCCTATGAATCACCGGAAACCCTAGACAAGCAGGACGAGAGCCACCGCTATCCTCCTCTTCACCCTCGTTACCGTCGCCGGAGAGCTTCATTTTCTTGAGATCTCATCCGCTACGACCCACATGACCAAATCTGACCCACGAAACACATCAAACATCATAACCTCGATCCAGTCACCACAACCCAAAAGACATGGGGTTCCACGACGGCAGCGCAGAGCTTTGTAAGCCTCCACTCTCCGTGACCAAAAACCGGTGAAGAAGGAATTGACTGAGCCTTCTCTTCCCGAAAGCTAGAGCGGCGTCGGTGGAGTGCTTGTATTATTATTTACCGTTTCTTGTGTACTTATTTTCATTAAATAAGTCTGTGTCACTCACTTTATGAGTGAATCATGATATGTAGCAGATATGTTTATGTTGGTTTGTTTTAAATATATAATATTAGGGAATAATTAACGGAGAAATTTAAGTGAGCTTCTTAGTGGTGGGTCCCATTATTTTTCCAAAAATCGGTTTTTAGAGATGCGAAACAAAGACCGATCTTGGAAGGGTCTTTGTACTGTTTACGGACTCCACCGGCACACGATTGGTTCGCTTTTTAATTTTTTTAAAAAATAAATAAAAATAATAATTTCCTAAGAAACCGGTTCACGGTTTCAGCATTAATGATGGTCTTATAAACTGTTGGCATGTTGAAAATCAAACACTTCTGTCTTGGGCACCAAATATATATCTACAGTTTGGAGTTTAGTCGCTTATCAAATATATGTAGCTATATATGTACTCCTACTCCACTGCGAGTCACTGGTAGGAAGTACTAAAGCTTTCCTGGTCGAGCTTCCTTCACCTTTCAGCTAGGCCACCCTCTACTTTGGGAGTATATTGGTATTATACCTTGATATATAATTTTTTTTTTTATGTTAACATATGGAACTACATGCTGTAATCCCTTCATAAGCGTTTCTTTCTACCTGAAGATTTGATTAGCTGACCACCAAAAAGTTATATATTGTTCTATTCTTTCCCCGGCTCTATTATGTTCTCTTAAAACTTTACTATTTGATGCAAAGCTATAAATGTTGATTTACACAAAACGATAATAATATGTTGGTACGTTGACAAAATGAATTACTTGGATGAGTTGATCAAGAAAAAAAAAGAATTACTTGGATGCAAATTGGTTTTAGGTTTTTAGTGTCTATAAGTTTATATCATGTTTGAGGTTATTCTCGTGTACCTAAAGGCTCAAATCACATTTTTGTTAAAAAGCATCAAGAGGAGAAACCTTGGCCATTAGAGCCAAACCATGTGAAATTTTTTAGATCTTTTTGTAGCACCTAAGTTCGTAGGAAGCATCTTCACAAAACCGGTTCGGGTCATCCTTGGTTTAATTAGAGACTTTAGAGTTAATCATTTTAGTTTGTATGTGTCTTCTTCTGAGTTTGCTACTTGTCTGTGTCTGGTTCTGGGGCTCTCT includes:
- the LOC106300073 gene encoding LOW QUALITY PROTEIN: defensin-like protein 3 (The sequence of the model RefSeq protein was modified relative to this genomic sequence to represent the inferred CDS: inserted 2 bases in 1 codon), with the protein product MAKFASIITLLFAALVVFAAFEAPTMVEAKLCERXRGTWSGVCGNNNACKNQCIRLEGAQHGSCNNVFPAHKCICYFPR